In one Pseudomonas fitomaticsae genomic region, the following are encoded:
- a CDS encoding ABC transporter substrate-binding protein — MLKHAVIPFLVGAGLLASAPFATAATNLVFCSEGSPAGFDPGQYTTGTDFDASAETMFNRLTQFERGGTAVIPGLATKWDISDDGLTYTFHLREGVKFHTTPYFKPTREFNADDVLFTFNRMINKDDPFRKAYPTEFPYFTDMGMDTNITKIDKVDDHTVKFTLKEVDAAFIQNMAMSFASIQSAEYAAQLLKEGKAADINQKPIGTGPFVFKSYQKDSNIRYTGNKDYWKPDDVKIDNLIFAITTDPSVRIQKLKKNECQVTLFPRPADLAALKADPALKMPDQAGFNLGYIAYNVMDKVKGSNEPNPLADLRVRQALDMSVNKPQIIDSVYQGAGQLAVNAMPPTQWSYDTTIKDAKYDPEKAKQLLKEAGVKEGTEIVLWAMPVQRPYNPNAKLMAEMLQSDWAKIGLKVKIQSYEWGEYIKRSKGGENQGMLIGWSGDNGDPDNWLNVLFGCDSLSGNNFSKWCDKKFDGLVKEAKRTTDQAKRTELYKEAQHVLKDAVPMTPIAHSTVYQPMRANVQDFKISPFGLNSFYGVSVSK; from the coding sequence ATGCTTAAACACGCGGTCATTCCGTTTTTAGTCGGCGCAGGCTTGTTAGCCTCCGCACCTTTCGCCACCGCTGCGACTAACCTGGTGTTCTGCTCCGAAGGCAGCCCGGCCGGTTTCGATCCAGGCCAATACACCACCGGAACCGACTTCGACGCCTCAGCCGAAACCATGTTCAACCGTCTGACCCAGTTCGAGCGTGGCGGCACCGCCGTGATTCCTGGTCTGGCGACCAAGTGGGACATCTCGGATGACGGCCTGACCTACACCTTCCACCTGCGTGAAGGCGTCAAGTTCCACACCACCCCGTATTTCAAGCCGACTCGTGAGTTCAACGCCGACGACGTGCTGTTCACCTTCAATCGCATGATTAACAAGGATGACCCGTTCCGTAAGGCGTACCCGACCGAATTCCCGTACTTCACCGACATGGGGATGGACACCAACATCACCAAGATCGATAAAGTCGACGACCACACCGTCAAGTTCACCCTGAAAGAAGTCGATGCCGCGTTCATCCAGAACATGGCCATGAGCTTCGCGTCGATCCAGTCCGCCGAGTACGCAGCCCAGCTGCTGAAGGAAGGCAAGGCTGCCGACATCAACCAGAAGCCGATCGGCACTGGCCCGTTCGTGTTCAAGAGCTACCAGAAAGACTCCAACATCCGCTACACCGGGAACAAGGACTACTGGAAGCCTGACGACGTGAAGATCGACAACCTGATCTTCGCCATCACCACCGACCCGTCGGTTCGTATCCAGAAGCTGAAAAAGAACGAGTGCCAGGTCACCCTGTTCCCGCGTCCGGCCGACCTCGCGGCACTGAAAGCCGATCCTGCGCTGAAGATGCCTGACCAGGCTGGCTTCAACCTGGGCTACATCGCCTACAACGTGATGGACAAGGTCAAGGGCAGCAACGAGCCGAACCCGCTGGCCGACCTGCGCGTTCGCCAGGCACTGGACATGTCGGTCAACAAGCCTCAGATCATCGACTCGGTTTACCAGGGCGCCGGCCAACTGGCCGTCAACGCCATGCCGCCGACCCAGTGGTCTTACGACACCACCATCAAGGACGCCAAGTACGATCCCGAGAAAGCCAAACAGCTGCTCAAGGAAGCCGGCGTCAAGGAAGGTACCGAGATCGTCCTGTGGGCGATGCCGGTTCAGCGTCCGTACAACCCGAACGCCAAGCTGATGGCTGAAATGCTCCAGTCCGACTGGGCGAAGATCGGCCTGAAAGTGAAGATTCAAAGCTACGAGTGGGGCGAGTACATCAAGCGCTCCAAAGGTGGCGAGAACCAGGGCATGCTGATTGGCTGGAGCGGTGACAATGGTGATCCGGACAACTGGCTCAACGTGTTGTTTGGTTGCGACTCCCTGAGTGGCAACAACTTCTCCAAATGGTGCGACAAGAAATTCGACGGCCTCGTGAAAGAAGCCAAGCGCACTACTGACCAGGCCAAGCGCACCGAACTCTACAAAGAGGCGCAGCACGTCCTCAAAGATGCAGTCCCTATGACACCTATCGCTCACTCGACGGTGTATCAACCCATGCGCGCCAACGTGCAGGACTTCAAGATCAGCCCATTCGGCTTGAACTCCTTCTACGGCGTCAGCGTCAGTAAATAA
- a CDS encoding ABC transporter substrate-binding protein: MDRFTFKPLLITLALTAITPIANAATTLVYCSEASPAGFDPSQYTSGTDFDASAETVFNRLTQFKRGGTEIEPGLATNWDVSPDGLQYTFHLRQNVKFHTTDYFTPTRTFNADDVLFTFQRLLDPENAFRKAYPAESPYFTDMGLNTTIKSVEKLDENTVRFNLNNVDAAFVQNLAMSFASVQSAEYAAQLLKEGHAADLNQKPVGTGPFVFKRYQKDAQIRYAANKDYWKPEDVKLDNLVFSITPDAAVRLQKLKTGECQVSGYPRPADIEVMEKDPNLRVLKQAGFNLGFLAYNTTHPPLDQLKVRQALDMAIDKPAIIKAVYQSAGQLAQNALPPAQWSFDPNIKDAPHDPVKARALLKEAGVAPGTTINLWAMTVQRASNPNARMSAQMIQQDWEKIGIKANIVSYEWGEYIKRAKNGEHDAMIYGWTGDNGDPDNWLGVLYSCAAVNGSNYAKWCDPAYDKLVQQAKVSTDKSQRVKLYQQAQLILKQQVPITPIANSTVFQPLRKEVTDFKISPFGLTPFYGVGINK; this comes from the coding sequence ATGGATCGATTCACCTTCAAACCACTCCTGATCACCCTGGCCCTGACCGCCATAACCCCAATCGCCAACGCAGCAACAACCCTGGTCTACTGCTCCGAAGCCAGCCCCGCCGGCTTCGACCCCAGCCAATACACCAGCGGCACCGACTTCGACGCCTCCGCCGAAACCGTCTTCAACCGCCTCACCCAATTCAAACGCGGCGGCACCGAAATCGAACCCGGCCTGGCGACGAACTGGGACGTAAGCCCGGACGGCCTCCAATACACCTTCCACCTGCGCCAAAACGTAAAGTTCCACACCACCGACTACTTCACCCCGACCCGCACCTTCAACGCCGACGACGTCCTGTTCACCTTCCAGCGCCTGCTCGACCCGGAGAACGCCTTCCGCAAGGCCTACCCCGCCGAATCCCCGTACTTCACCGACATGGGCCTGAACACCACGATCAAATCCGTGGAAAAGCTCGACGAAAACACCGTGCGCTTCAACCTGAACAACGTCGATGCCGCCTTCGTGCAAAACCTCGCCATGAGCTTCGCCTCGGTGCAATCGGCCGAATACGCCGCCCAACTGCTGAAGGAAGGCCACGCCGCCGACCTCAACCAGAAACCGGTCGGCACCGGCCCGTTCGTGTTCAAGCGTTACCAGAAGGACGCGCAGATCCGCTACGCAGCGAACAAGGACTACTGGAAACCCGAGGACGTGAAGCTCGATAACCTGGTGTTCTCGATCACCCCGGACGCCGCCGTACGCCTGCAAAAGCTCAAGACCGGCGAATGCCAGGTCAGCGGCTACCCGCGCCCGGCCGACATCGAAGTGATGGAAAAAGACCCGAATCTGCGGGTGTTGAAACAGGCCGGTTTCAACCTCGGTTTCCTCGCCTACAACACCACCCATCCACCGCTGGATCAGCTCAAAGTGCGTCAGGCGCTGGACATGGCCATCGACAAACCGGCAATCATCAAGGCGGTTTACCAGAGTGCCGGGCAGTTGGCACAGAACGCCTTGCCGCCCGCGCAATGGTCGTTCGATCCGAACATAAAAGACGCGCCACACGACCCGGTAAAAGCCAGGGCGCTACTCAAGGAAGCCGGGGTTGCACCCGGTACAACCATCAACCTCTGGGCCATGACCGTGCAGCGCGCCTCGAACCCGAATGCGCGGATGTCGGCACAGATGATCCAGCAGGATTGGGAGAAGATCGGCATCAAGGCCAACATCGTCAGTTACGAATGGGGCGAGTACATCAAGCGCGCCAAGAATGGCGAACACGACGCGATGATCTACGGCTGGACCGGTGACAACGGCGACCCGGACAACTGGCTGGGCGTGCTTTACAGCTGCGCGGCGGTGAACGGCAGCAACTACGCCAAGTGGTGCGACCCGGCCTACGACAAGCTGGTACAGCAGGCCAAGGTATCCACCGATAAATCGCAACGGGTAAAACTGTATCAACAGGCGCAACTGATCCTTAAACAGCAGGTGCCGATCACGCCGATCGCCAACTCCACGGTGTTCCAGCCGCTGCGCAAGGAAGTCACTGACTTCAAGATCAGCCCGTTCGGTCTAACCCCCTTCTATGGCGTGGGTATAAATAAGTAA
- a CDS encoding DUF6124 family protein produces MNKVVPDPPLETPTPLEEAMRAEDLARNREAIKRALDYYLCPNPSKPRPSTMYMVTPNVDTESLLANACESLASASTIASNFANELSGPQRSTALGIQQIIMLAELAVNRALDRVDPQT; encoded by the coding sequence ATGAACAAGGTTGTCCCCGATCCACCCCTCGAAACACCCACGCCCCTCGAAGAAGCCATGCGCGCCGAAGACCTCGCCCGCAACCGCGAAGCCATCAAACGCGCCCTCGACTATTACCTGTGCCCCAACCCTTCCAAACCGCGCCCGAGCACGATGTATATGGTCACGCCCAACGTCGACACCGAAAGCCTGCTGGCCAATGCCTGCGAGTCCCTGGCGTCGGCCAGTACCATCGCCAGCAATTTCGCCAATGAGCTTTCGGGCCCGCAGCGCAGTACGGCGCTGGGTATTCAGCAGATCATCATGCTGGCCGAGCTTGCAGTGAACCGCGCGCTGGATCGGGTTGATCCGCAAACCTGA
- a CDS encoding SIMPL domain-containing protein (The SIMPL domain is named for its presence in mouse protein SIMPL (signalling molecule that associates with mouse pelle-like kinase). Bacterial member BP26, from Brucella, was shown to assemble into a channel-like structure, while YggE from E. coli has been associated with resistance to oxidative stress.), whose translation MHTFRRSAALLALTVGSVASLPALAADELHYNQISLRAEVSQEVARDLMIVTLYTEEQNTDPAKLAADVSTTMNKALAQAKQVKDITLRQGSRNSYPIYDTKGQKITGWRERAELRLESADFAALSKLTGELLTDLKMGGMDFAIADPTRKASEDQLLKEAVTAFKARAQLATDALGGKGYKIVNLNLNSNGFPQPYMRAPMMMKAAGMDAAPVTPEVEAGTSQVSLTADGSIEVLMQ comes from the coding sequence ATGCACACATTTCGCCGCAGCGCCGCCCTTCTCGCCCTGACCGTCGGCAGCGTCGCCAGCCTTCCGGCCCTGGCCGCCGACGAGCTGCACTACAACCAGATTTCCCTGCGCGCCGAAGTCAGCCAGGAAGTGGCCCGCGACCTGATGATCGTGACCCTCTACACCGAAGAACAAAACACCGACCCGGCCAAACTCGCCGCCGACGTCAGCACCACCATGAACAAGGCGCTGGCCCAGGCCAAGCAGGTCAAAGACATCACCCTGCGCCAGGGCAGCCGCAACAGCTACCCGATCTACGACACCAAGGGCCAGAAAATCACCGGCTGGCGTGAACGCGCCGAACTGCGCCTGGAAAGCGCCGACTTCGCCGCCCTGTCCAAACTCACTGGCGAGCTGCTGACCGACCTGAAAATGGGCGGCATGGACTTCGCCATCGCCGACCCGACCCGCAAGGCCAGCGAAGACCAACTGCTGAAAGAAGCCGTCACCGCCTTCAAGGCCCGCGCCCAACTGGCCACCGACGCCCTGGGCGGCAAGGGTTACAAAATCGTAAACCTGAACCTCAACAGCAACGGCTTCCCGCAACCCTACATGCGCGCCCCGATGATGATGAAAGCCGCCGGTATGGACGCAGCACCGGTTACGCCTGAAGTCGAAGCCGGCACCAGCCAGGTCAGCCTGACCGCTGATGGCTCGATTGAAGTGTTGATGCAGTGA
- a CDS encoding ATP-binding protein, whose translation MLAPVQLTSATRQNLWRLTFIRTLVLAAQAGSVGLAYWLDLLPLPWVQLVMTLGCSILLCVFTAVRLRTSWPVTELEYALQLACDLVIHSALLYFSGGSTNPFVSYYLVPLTIAAVTLPWRYSVVLSGIALALYTLMLTHFYPLETLPVARENLQIYGMWLSFALAAAVITFFAARMAEELRRQEELRAIRREEGLRDQQLLAVATQAAGAAHELGTPLATMSVLLNEMQQDHHDPMLQEDLKVLKDQVKLCKETLQQLVRAAEANRRMAVEMQDVTEWLDEALNRWHLMRPEASYRFQRLGQGPLPRVAPPPDLTQALLNLLNNAADACPENLQVTLDWTAEDLTISIRDHGAGVPLAIAEQIGKPFFTTKGKGFGLGLFLSKASVTRAGGSVKLYSHEEGGTLTELRLPHGARGEQHE comes from the coding sequence ATGCTCGCCCCCGTACAACTGACTTCCGCCACTCGCCAGAACCTCTGGCGGCTGACTTTCATCCGCACCCTGGTGCTCGCCGCGCAGGCCGGTTCCGTGGGCCTGGCCTACTGGCTGGATCTGTTGCCGTTGCCGTGGGTGCAACTGGTGATGACCCTCGGCTGTTCGATTCTGCTGTGTGTGTTCACCGCCGTGCGCCTGCGTACTTCGTGGCCGGTCACCGAGCTTGAATACGCGCTGCAACTGGCCTGCGATCTGGTTATCCACAGTGCCTTGCTGTATTTCTCCGGTGGCTCGACCAACCCGTTCGTTTCGTATTATCTGGTGCCGCTGACCATCGCTGCGGTGACGCTGCCATGGCGTTATTCGGTGGTGCTGTCGGGCATTGCGCTGGCCTTGTACACCCTGATGCTGACGCATTTCTATCCGCTGGAAACCCTGCCGGTGGCCCGGGAGAACCTGCAGATCTACGGCATGTGGCTGAGCTTCGCCCTGGCGGCAGCGGTGATTACCTTCTTCGCCGCGCGGATGGCTGAAGAGTTGCGTCGGCAGGAAGAATTGCGTGCGATCCGCCGGGAGGAAGGCCTGCGCGATCAGCAATTGCTGGCCGTCGCGACTCAGGCCGCTGGCGCCGCCCATGAATTGGGCACGCCGCTGGCAACCATGAGCGTGTTGCTCAACGAAATGCAGCAGGATCATCACGATCCGATGCTTCAGGAAGACCTGAAGGTGCTCAAGGATCAGGTAAAACTCTGCAAGGAGACCCTGCAGCAACTGGTGCGCGCCGCTGAAGCCAATCGCCGGATGGCGGTGGAGATGCAGGACGTCACCGAGTGGCTCGACGAAGCGCTCAACCGCTGGCACCTGATGCGTCCCGAGGCCAGTTATCGCTTCCAGCGTCTGGGCCAGGGCCCGTTGCCGCGGGTGGCGCCGCCGCCGGATCTGACCCAGGCACTGTTGAATCTGTTGAACAACGCCGCCGACGCCTGCCCGGAAAACCTTCAGGTGACCCTGGACTGGACCGCCGAAGACCTGACCATCAGCATTCGCGATCATGGCGCCGGTGTGCCGCTGGCCATCGCCGAGCAGATCGGCAAACCGTTTTTTACCACCAAGGGCAAAGGTTTCGGCCTGGGCCTGTTTTTGAGCAAGGCCAGCGTGACACGCGCCGGCGGCTCAGTGAAACTCTATAGTCATGAGGAAGGCGGCACGCTCACCGAGCTGCGCCTGCCCCACGGCGCCCGAGGAGAGCAACATGAGTGA
- a CDS encoding response regulator transcription factor — MSDEIQVEGEELPHLLLVDDDATFTRVMARAMARRGFRVSTAGSAEEGLTIAQADLPDYAALDLKMDGDSGLVLLPKLLELDPEMRVVILTGYSSIATAVEAIKRGACNYLCKPADADDVLAALLSEHADLDSLVPENPMSVDRLQWEHIQRVLTEHEGNISATARALGMHRRTLQRKLQKRPVRR; from the coding sequence ATGAGTGACGAAATCCAAGTCGAAGGCGAAGAACTGCCGCATTTGCTGCTGGTCGATGACGACGCGACCTTCACCCGGGTGATGGCCCGCGCCATGGCTCGCCGTGGTTTCCGCGTCAGCACCGCCGGTTCCGCCGAGGAAGGCCTGACCATTGCTCAGGCCGATCTGCCGGACTACGCCGCGCTGGACCTGAAAATGGACGGCGACTCCGGTCTGGTCCTGCTGCCGAAGCTGCTGGAGCTGGACCCGGAAATGCGCGTGGTGATCCTCACCGGTTACTCGAGCATTGCCACCGCAGTCGAAGCGATCAAGCGCGGCGCCTGCAATTACCTGTGCAAACCGGCCGACGCCGACGATGTGCTGGCAGCGCTGCTGTCCGAACACGCCGACCTCGACAGCCTGGTGCCGGAAAACCCGATGTCGGTGGATCGCCTGCAATGGGAGCACATCCAGCGTGTGCTGACCGAGCACGAAGGCAACATCTCCGCCACTGCCCGCGCCCTGGGCATGCACCGCCGCACTCTGCAGCGCAAACTGCAGAAGCGCCCGGTTCGTCGCTGA
- a CDS encoding ABC transporter ATP-binding protein/permease yields MNQNAEYSAVNDTVRGQFFRKVWAMTTPYWRSEEKGKAWTLLIAVIALTLFSVAISVWINSWYKDFYNALQKKDEAAFWQLILYFCGIAAVAILGAVYRLYLTQMLTIRWRAWLTENHFKRWLGHKNYYQLEQGGYTDNPDQRISEDLNTFTSNTLSLALGLIRTVVSLVSFSIILWGVSGSIEVFGIEIPGYMFWCALLYAAVGSWLTHLIGRRLIGLNNQQQRFEADLRFSMVRVRENAESIALYNGEPNENRRLSNRFGLVWHNFWDIMRVSKRLTFFTSGYGQIAIIFPFIVAAPRYLTGKIELGELMQINSAFGNVQENFSWFINAYADLAAWRATCDRLLSFRQAMTDNEERAPAIDVQNQGDELKVHNLGLDLADGRHLLTSADMTVEQGDRVMLSGRSGSGKSTLLRAMGHLWPAGHGSIRLPASRYLFLPQKPYLPIGTLRDALSYPQPGDTYAPERYAQVLETCRLPHLVARLDEANHWQRMLSPGEQQRLAFARALLYAPQWLYMDEATSAMDEEDEATLYQALIDQLPGLSIVSVGHRSSLKRFHPRHVRIDGGHLVEQTVTA; encoded by the coding sequence ATGAATCAGAACGCTGAATATTCCGCGGTCAACGATACTGTGCGCGGGCAGTTTTTTCGCAAGGTGTGGGCCATGACCACGCCTTACTGGCGCAGCGAAGAGAAGGGCAAGGCCTGGACGTTGCTGATCGCTGTGATCGCACTGACATTGTTCAGCGTGGCAATCTCGGTGTGGATCAACAGTTGGTACAAGGATTTCTATAACGCCCTTCAAAAGAAAGACGAAGCGGCGTTCTGGCAGCTGATCCTGTATTTCTGCGGCATTGCGGCCGTGGCGATCCTCGGCGCGGTGTATCGCCTGTACCTGACGCAGATGCTGACCATCCGTTGGCGGGCATGGCTTACCGAGAACCATTTCAAGCGCTGGCTCGGGCACAAAAACTATTACCAGCTGGAGCAGGGCGGCTACACCGACAACCCTGACCAGCGGATTTCCGAAGACCTCAACACCTTCACCAGCAACACCTTGAGCCTCGCGTTGGGCCTGATCCGCACGGTGGTCAGCCTGGTGTCGTTCTCGATCATTCTGTGGGGCGTGTCCGGCAGCATCGAGGTGTTCGGCATCGAGATTCCCGGCTACATGTTCTGGTGTGCGCTGCTGTATGCGGCGGTCGGCAGCTGGCTGACGCACCTGATCGGTCGACGCCTGATCGGCCTGAACAACCAACAACAACGCTTCGAAGCCGACCTGCGTTTCTCCATGGTGCGGGTCCGTGAGAACGCCGAAAGCATTGCGTTGTACAACGGCGAGCCGAACGAGAATCGTCGCCTGAGCAACCGCTTCGGTCTGGTCTGGCACAACTTCTGGGACATCATGCGGGTGTCCAAGCGCCTGACGTTCTTCACCTCGGGTTACGGCCAGATCGCAATCATCTTCCCGTTCATCGTCGCGGCCCCTCGTTACCTGACCGGCAAGATCGAGCTGGGCGAGCTGATGCAGATCAACTCGGCATTCGGCAACGTGCAGGAGAACTTCAGCTGGTTCATCAACGCTTATGCGGATCTCGCCGCGTGGCGCGCCACGTGTGATCGTCTGCTGAGCTTCCGCCAGGCCATGACCGACAACGAAGAACGTGCACCGGCCATCGACGTGCAGAATCAGGGCGATGAGCTGAAGGTTCATAACCTGGGTCTGGACCTGGCCGATGGTCGTCACCTGCTGACCAGCGCCGACATGACTGTGGAGCAGGGAGACCGCGTGATGCTCAGCGGTCGTTCCGGCAGCGGCAAGTCGACACTGCTGCGGGCAATGGGGCATTTGTGGCCGGCAGGCCACGGCAGCATCCGTTTGCCGGCATCGCGTTATCTGTTCCTGCCGCAAAAACCGTATCTGCCGATCGGCACCCTGCGCGACGCCTTGAGTTATCCACAACCGGGCGACACCTACGCGCCCGAGCGTTATGCACAAGTGCTGGAAACCTGCCGCTTGCCACATCTTGTGGCTCGACTCGACGAGGCCAACCACTGGCAGCGCATGCTCTCACCGGGTGAACAGCAACGTCTGGCCTTCGCCCGCGCGCTGCTCTACGCACCGCAATGGCTGTACATGGACGAAGCGACGTCGGCGATGGACGAGGAAGACGAAGCCACGCTGTATCAGGCGTTGATCGACCAGTTGCCGGGCCTGAGCATTGTCAGCGTCGGCCATCGCAGCAGCCTCAAACGCTTCCATCCACGGCATGTGCGGATCGATGGCGGGCATCTGGTCGAGCAGACCGTAACGGCCTGA
- a CDS encoding FadR/GntR family transcriptional regulator: MENLIDTPRLPRKRRSLAQELVTVLTEQIRDGLLKRGDKLPTESAIMEAHGVSRTVVREAISRLQAAGQVETRHGIGTFVLDTPSPSGFRIDPATVVTLRDVLAILEFRISLEVESAGLAAQRRSAEQLAAMRAALDALNESVAHASDAVASDFQFHLQIALSTGNRYFTDIMTHLGTSIIPRTRLNSARLAHDDQQHYMNRLSREHEEIYDAIARQDSDAARAAMRLHLTNSRERLRQAHEEAQAQG; encoded by the coding sequence ATGGAAAACCTGATCGACACCCCGCGCCTCCCTCGCAAGCGCCGCAGCCTGGCTCAGGAACTGGTGACGGTGCTGACCGAGCAGATCCGCGACGGTCTGCTCAAACGTGGCGACAAATTGCCCACCGAGTCGGCAATCATGGAAGCCCATGGCGTCAGCCGCACCGTGGTGCGCGAGGCAATCTCCCGGCTACAGGCCGCAGGCCAGGTCGAAACCCGTCACGGCATCGGCACTTTCGTGCTCGACACCCCGAGCCCGAGCGGTTTCCGGATCGACCCGGCGACGGTGGTCACCCTGCGTGACGTGCTGGCGATTCTCGAATTCCGTATCAGCCTCGAAGTCGAATCCGCCGGTCTCGCCGCACAGCGTCGCAGCGCCGAACAACTGGCCGCGATGCGCGCCGCCCTCGATGCGCTGAACGAAAGCGTGGCCCATGCCAGCGATGCGGTGGCGTCGGACTTCCAGTTCCACCTGCAAATCGCGCTGTCCACCGGCAACCGCTACTTCACCGACATCATGACCCACCTGGGCACCAGCATCATTCCGCGCACGCGGCTGAACTCGGCGCGCCTGGCCCATGACGATCAGCAGCACTACATGAATCGCCTGAGCCGCGAGCACGAGGAAATCTACGACGCCATCGCCCGTCAGGATTCCGATGCCGCCCGCGCGGCCATGCGCCTGCACCTGACCAACAGCCGCGAACGGCTGCGTCAGGCCCATGAAGAGGCGCAGGCGCAGGGGTGA
- a CDS encoding phospholipase, with product MSGLQPKCLEKTIPVIARFDDLFTPGGIAFSAENPHLLLHIADSHSDVEPVTALPAQALKGKPQLRFEGVEHTAIGDNTRLRFVENAEPVLAQNVPLHLPNGLALTYGQVLALGGDFYGIVDRPINEGSTPSDRLQRFIAAFDTLAALPTSKVEATQILAIMQKEIDAVKQAIKDGKQPHEAYDALGDTLSEEWNKITGGGSFVTALFPLGRYLKLAANNADHFGEWARQAYIAGHTAALQTAAAAHASQDELQLERAYAINAFADHYLTDLFSSGHLRVPRKAMAAAVTPSDLGSLITRFMHDEDSKFGLKVRNEHGEQWRAFGDKRYFDATDADNRNQVNQAVQDSADEVYAAYSSGNVPTTFNALQRLPDLTFVMNLANNFSPLFRLQGNKVLRRKDVNNLNDTATVDDWWGWSTYLLLKDYHPTGNTN from the coding sequence ATGTCCGGTCTACAACCAAAATGCCTTGAAAAAACCATACCGGTCATCGCCCGATTCGATGATCTTTTCACCCCCGGAGGCATCGCCTTCAGTGCTGAAAATCCGCACCTGTTGCTGCATATCGCCGACTCGCACAGCGATGTCGAACCCGTGACCGCCCTGCCCGCTCAAGCCTTGAAAGGCAAACCGCAGTTGCGCTTCGAGGGCGTGGAACACACGGCTATCGGCGATAACACCCGGCTGCGCTTCGTTGAAAATGCCGAGCCGGTACTTGCGCAAAATGTGCCGCTGCATCTGCCGAACGGGTTGGCACTGACCTATGGCCAGGTGCTCGCGCTGGGTGGTGATTTCTATGGAATCGTCGACCGGCCGATCAACGAAGGATCGACCCCGTCTGATCGCCTTCAGCGCTTCATCGCAGCCTTCGACACCCTCGCCGCGCTGCCCACTTCAAAAGTTGAGGCGACGCAAATTCTCGCGATCATGCAAAAAGAGATCGACGCGGTTAAACAGGCGATCAAGGACGGCAAGCAACCCCATGAGGCATATGACGCTTTGGGAGATACGTTGTCGGAAGAGTGGAACAAGATCACTGGTGGAGGCAGTTTTGTTACGGCGCTGTTCCCGCTCGGTCGCTACCTGAAACTGGCAGCGAACAACGCCGACCACTTCGGCGAATGGGCCCGTCAGGCCTACATCGCCGGGCACACCGCCGCCCTGCAAACCGCTGCAGCCGCCCACGCCAGTCAGGACGAACTGCAACTGGAACGGGCCTACGCGATAAACGCGTTTGCCGACCACTACCTTACCGACCTGTTCTCCTCCGGACATTTGCGGGTGCCACGCAAGGCCATGGCCGCCGCGGTGACGCCGAGCGACCTGGGCTCACTCATCACTCGTTTCATGCACGACGAAGACAGCAAGTTCGGGCTCAAGGTACGCAACGAACATGGCGAGCAATGGCGGGCTTTCGGTGACAAGCGCTACTTCGACGCCACGGACGCCGACAATAGAAATCAAGTGAATCAAGCGGTACAGGATTCGGCGGACGAGGTGTATGCCGCGTATTCAAGCGGCAATGTGCCGACCACCTTCAACGCACTGCAACGACTGCCGGATCTGACTTTCGTGATGAACCTGGCCAACAACTTCTCGCCACTGTTCCGCCTTCAGGGCAACAAAGTCCTGCGGCGCAAGGACGTCAATAACCTCAACGACACCGCCACCGTCGACGACTGGTGGGGCTGGAGCACTTACCTGCTGCTCAAGGACTATCACCCAACCGGCAACACGAATTAA